In Microplitis mediator isolate UGA2020A chromosome 2, iyMicMedi2.1, whole genome shotgun sequence, a single window of DNA contains:
- the LOC130663818 gene encoding muscle calcium channel subunit alpha-1 isoform X2, which produces MSTGDGVASSGPGVDSGARATSLGYPTTQPSGTPSVTAAQDTMGSAKAVAPAGGTPAGAGGPGGASTTPAPPKRPPRRGGKPPPDRPVRALLCLSLKNPVRKLCITIIEWKPFEWLILLTIFANCVALAVYTPYPCGDSNITNIYLEKIEYVFLVIFTAECIMKIIAYGFVAHQGAYLRNGWNMLDFTIVVIGMISTVLQSLMKEGFDVKALRAFRVLRPLRLVSGVPSLQVVLNSILRAMVPLLHIALLVLFVIIIYAIIGLELFSGKMHKTCRSNITDEMMEDPHPCGENGFQCSSIGEEYFCSRQYWEGPNHGITNFDNFGLAMLTVFQCITLEGWTDVLYDIEDAMGSTWQWLYFVSMVILGAFFVMNLILGVLSGEFSKEREKAKSRGDFQKLREKQQIEDDLRGYLDWITQAEDIEPEADEMPPSQDGKQKQQNEMESTDRLEGDEEGAVQQESVWKRKRRDFDRVNRRMRRACRKAVKSQVFYWLIIVLVFLNTGVLATEHYNQPDWLDQFQEYTNMFFIGLFSMEMMLKMYSLGFQGYFVSLFNRFDCFVVVGSISEMVLTRTEVMPPLGVSVLRCVRLLRVFKVTKYWRSLSNLVASLLNSIQSIASLLLLLFLFIVIFALLGMQVFGGKFNYDDLQDKPRSNFDTFWQSLLTVFQILTGEDWNAVMYVGIRAYGGVASHGILACVYFIILFICGNYILLNVFLAIAVDNLADAESLTAIEKEAEQEAEKNKSRSGSLAHDELICEDDGGDLTGGEEEEGAGTDLEQDPNETMDDYEAALDTEGSKDGDDSDRRGKVRINIESDDENFEHGEEEEEDDHTEMDDGGMGGDEVSARPRRMSEYKTNTEKPPIPEGSSFFLFSQKSRFRIFCHWVCNHSWFGNLILMCILISSGMLAAEDPLNATSDLNTILNYFDYFFTSVFTIEICLKMITYGFVLHDGAFCRSAFNLLDLLVVCVSLISMVWRNGAISFIKILRVLRVLRPLRAINRAKGLKYVVKCVIVAIKTIGNIMLVTYLLQFMFAVIGVQLFKGKFFMCNDESKITEAECQGTYLVFDDGNINQPVMKERTWKRNRFHFDDVAKAMLTLFTVSTFEGWPSLLYVSIDSNRENYGPIHNYRPIVAAYYIIYIIIIAFFMVNIFVGFVIVTFQNEGEQEYKNCELDKNQRNCIEFALKAKPVRRYIPKHRIQYKVWWFVTSQPFEYTIFTLIIINTITLAMKFYNQPDPYTHALDVLNMIFTAVFALEFVFKLAAFRFKNYFGDAWNVFDFIIVLGSFIDIVYSEVNARLHVKAGGSLPNVKTPGSNIISINFFRLFRVMRLVKLLSRGEGIRTLLWTFIKSFQALPYVALLIVMLFFIYAVIGMQVFGKIALDNDTTIYRNNNFQTFPQAVLILFRSATGESWQNIMLDCSNRPGEVKCDPKSDERNSNGCGNDIAFPYFISFYVLCSFLIINLFVAVIMDNFDYLTRDWSILGPHHLDEFIRLWSEYDPDAKGRIKHLDVVTLLRKISPPLGFGKLCPHRVACKRLVSMNMPLNSDGTVLFNATLFAVVRTSLRIKTEGNIDEANASLRAVIKKIWKRTNPKLLDQVVPPPGVDDEVTVGKFYATFLIQDYFRRFKKRKEQEMKEGDKDCHNTATLQAGLRTLHEAGPELKRAISGNLEELLDDNPEPTHRRNHSLFGSVWSSMRRGHHSFRAKSLKTNSNNAPKISPSNSIDFLPYASLQRAGGADGNQITARSHQVVPNVAGVIGDSANTQTAPEPRIVGFEENIPMRPLAMFSNTGMQPANFQNPYKVLDLEDGIEQQLTPPTPPPRRNLPSSGAAITFAASTETKGDSSASTTSQTISPSPSPSPSFGSSSNDGARYYAYASRGCCVDIIGWSHQHVLDDTSLEEDSAGGSRRSMRKKSMKRSKCVDVPEEGDPGLTRTSSSTKRKDTPGNNDIAESNENNQLSVDRKKSIANGLKLATQAMALTGPWRVCESCLTHRASFHGRVTWNNESNGGVGSERLSHSLPGSPADRKPNFEVIGSAESLVGRVLAEQGLGKYCDPDFVRYTSREMQEALDMTSEEMDRAAHQLLLQERRGQPLTFQLQQSMDQHWNPRSPGPREIVYEQLREQMPSLEGPQPQPQIQTLQLQQQQQQQQQQQQYNRGQPPS; this is translated from the exons ATGAGCACAGGCGATGGCGTCGCATCCTCGGGTCCCGGCGTTGACAGCGGGGCCCGTGCCACCTCGCTCGGCTACCCGACGACACAACCGAGTGGTACGCCGAGTGTCACCGCGGCACAAGACACAATGGGCTCGGCAAAGGCGGTAGCACCAGCTGGAGGTACCCCTGCAGGAGCTGGGGGACCTGGTGGTGCCTCCACGACTCCAGCTCCACCTAAAAGACCTCCCCGACGAGGTGGAAAACCGCCACCAGATCGACCTGTACGAGCGCTGCTGTGTTTGTCTCTAAAAAACCCTGTCCGGAAGTTGTGTATCACAATCATCGAATGGAA ACCTTTTGAATGGCTTATCCTGTTGACAATTTTTGCCAATTGCGTGGCATTGGCTGTTTACACGCCTTATCCATGCGGTGATTCAAACATAacgaatatatatttagaaaaaatagaatatgTATTTCTTGTTATTTTCACCGCTGAATGCATTATGAAAATAATCGCTTACGGTTTCGTCGCACATCAGGGCGCTTACCTCCGTAATGGATGGAACATGTTAGATTTTACAATTGTTGTAATTGG AATGATCAGCACGGTGTTGCAATCCCTCATGAAAGAGGGTTTTGACGTAAAGGCCTTGAGGGCTTTTAGAGTCTTGCGACCGCTTCGGCTGGTTTCCGGAGTCCCAAGTCTTCAAGTAGTTCTCAATTCTATTCTGAGGGCTATGGTGCCGTTGCTACACATCGCACTGCTGGTACTTTTTGTTATCATCATCTACGCTATTATCGGACTCGAGCTTTTCTCGGGGAAAATGCACAAAACATGTAGAAGTAATATAACAG ATGAAATGATGGAAGATCCGCATCCGTGTGGAGAAAATGGCTTTCAATGTAGTTCTATAGGCGAAGAATATTTCTGTAGTCGTCAATATTGGGAAGGCCCGAACCATGGCATCACAAACTTTGACAATTTTGGTCTGGCAATGTTGACTGTCTTCCAGTGTATCACTCTTGAAGGATGGACCGATGTTTTATACGAT ATAGAAGATGCTATGGGGAGCACGTGGCAATGGTTGTATTTTGTTTCCATGGTTATTCTTGGAGCTTTTTTTGTAATGAACCTAATTCTCGGAGTGTTATCTGG AGAGTTTTCtaaagaaagagagaaagCTAAATCACGTGGAGATTTTCAAAAGCTACGAGAGAAACAGCAAATTGAGGATGACCTTCGGGGATATTTGGATTGGATAACTCAAGCAGAAGATATTGAACCAGAAGCTGATGAAATGCCACCATCGCAGGATGGCAAAC aAAAACAGCAAAACGAAATGGAGAGTACCGACAGACTCGAGGGTGACGAGGAAGGAGCCGTTCAGCAGGAATCAGTATGGAAACGAAAACGACGAGACTTTGATAG AGTGAACAGGCGCATGAGAAGAGCCTGCCGCAAAGCCGTTAAATCTCAAGTCTTTTACTGGTTAATCATCGTATTGGTATTTTTAAACACCGGTGTATTGGCTACCGAGCATTACAATCAACCAGACTGGCTTGATCAATTTCAAGAGTACacaaatatgttttttattggGCTCTTCAGCATGGAAATGATGCTGAAAATGTACAGCTTGGGATTTCAA GGTTACTTTGTCTCGCTTTTCAATCGTTTTGATTGCTTTGTCGTTGTGGGTTCCATAAGTGAAATGGTTCTTACACGCACGGAAGTTATGCCACCCTTGGGAGTTTCGGTGCTTCGTTGTGTGCGGCTTCTAAGAGTATTCAAAGTAACCAA gtACTGGAGATCTTTATCAAATCTCGTGGCTTCCTTGTTAAATTCAATCCAGTCAATTGCTTCCCTGTTGCTTCTGCTCTTCCTTTTCATCGTTATATTTGCTCTTCTAGGCATGCAG gtttttggAGGAAAATTTAACTATGATGATCTACAGGATAAACCTCGTAGTAATTTTGATACCTTTTGGCAAAGTTTACTCAcagtttttcaaatattaacgGGTGAAGATTGGAATGCCGTTATGTACGTGGGTATACGTGCATATGGCGGGGTCGCAAGCCATGGAATTCTTGCctgtgtttattttattattctatttatttgcGGAAATT acatTCTACTGAACGTCTTCTTGGCCATTGCCGTGGATAATCTTGCGGACGCAGAGTCACTCACTGCAATTGAAAAAGAAGCTGAACAAGAagcggaaaaaaataaatcacgaAGTGGTTCTTTGGCACACGATGAATTAATTTGTGAAGACGACGGCGGTGACTTAACTGGCGGAGAAGAGGAAGAAGGTGCGGGAACTGATTTAGAACAAGATCCCAATGAAACGATGGATGATTATGAAGCTGCATTAGATACTGAAGG ATCTAAAGACGGCGACGACAGTGACCGTCGTGGAAAAGTCCGGATAAATATTGAGTCGGATGATGAGAATTTCGAACATGGTGAAGAGGAAGAAGAGGACGATCATACTGAAATGGatg ATGGAGGAATGGGAGGAGACGAGGTATCAGCTAGACCACGCAGAATGTCAGAATACAAAACGAATACTGAGAAGCCACCGATACCCGAAggttcatcattttttttgttttcacaaAAGAGTAGATTCCGAATATTTTGCCACTGGGTTTGCAATCACAGTTGGTTCGGCAACCTCATACTTATGTGCATTTTGATATCGTCTGGAATGCTTGCGGCTGAAGATCCTCTTAACGCAACTTCAGATCTCAATACG attttaaattactttgacTACTTCTTCACATCAGTATTCACCATCGAAATATGTCTGAAGATGATAACCTACGGATTTGTATTGCACGATGGGGCATTCTGTCGCTCAGCTTTTAATCTTCTGGACCTTCTGGTAGTCTGCGTGTCTCTTATCTCAATGGTCTGGAG aaaCGGTgcaatatcatttattaaaattctacgAGTGCTTCGTGTCCTGAGGCCGCTGCGTGCGATAAATCGAGCCAAAGGCCTTAAG TACGTTGTAAAATGTGTGATTGTTGCCATTAAAACAATTGGTAACATCATGTTGGTCACCTATCTCCTACAATTCATGTTCGCTGTTATTGGAGTACAGCTATTTAAG ggtaaattttttatgtgcaATGACGAATCAAAAATAACTGAAGCCGAGTGTCA aggAACTTATTTAGTCTTTGATGATGGTAATATTAATCAACCGGTTATGAAAGAGAGAACATGGAAGAGGAATCGATTTCACTTTGATGATGTTGCCAAAGCAATGCTGACACTATTTACAGTTTCGACATTCGAGGGTTGGCCAAg cctTTTATACGTATCTATTGACTCAAATCGTGAAAACTACGGACCAATTCATAATTACCGACCGATTGTAGCAGcttattacattatttatattatcataaTTGCATTCTTCATGGTAAACATATTCGTCGGTTTCGTTATTGTTACATTTCAAAATGAAGGTGAACAAGAGTACAAAAATTGCGAGCTTGATAAAAATCaa cgtaATTGCATCGAATTTGCTCTCAAAGCAAAACCCGTACGACGTTACATACCGAAACACCGGATACAATACAAAGTCTGGTGGTTTGTTACGTCACAACCTTttgaatatactatttttactttaattattataaatacaataacGTTAgcgatgaaattttataatcaaccgGATCCTTATACTCATGCCCTTGACGTTTTGAATATGATATTTACTGCCGTTTTCGCACTTGAATTTGTTTTCAAGCTTGCAGCATTTCGTTTTAAG aattATTTTGGTGATGCGTGGAATGTTTTTGACTTCATTATTGTACTGGGAAGTTTTATTGATATAGTTTACTCCGAAGTCAAT GCACGACTGCATGTCAAGGCGGGAGGTTCTCTCCCCAACGTTAAAACT CCTGGTTCAAATATCATATCGATAAACTTCTTCCGGCTCTTCCGTGTGATGCGACTTGTAAAACTTCTGAGTCGTGGCGAAGGTATCCGTACACTCTTGTGGACATTCATTAAATCCTTCCAAGCGTTGCCTTACGTCGCACTTCTCATAGTTATGTTATTCTTCATCTATGCTGTGATAGGAATGCAAGTCTTTGGAAAAATCGCCCTTGACAACGACACAACTATTTACCGGAACAATAATTTCCAAACGTTTCCTCAGGctgtgttgattttatttCGATCAGCAACTG gtGAATCATGGCAAAATATAATGCTCGATTGTTCAAATCGTCCTGGAGAAGTTAAATGTGACCCGAAAAGTGACGAACGAAATTCAAACGGATGCGGAAATGACATAGCGTTCCCgtattttatatctttttatGTACTCTGTTCATTTTTA attatcaatttattcgtCGCTGTTATCATGGATAACTTCGATTATTTAACCCGAGATTGGTCTATTTTGGGTCCCCATCATTTGGACGAATTTATTCGCCTTTGGTCTGAATATGACCCAGATGCAAAAGGCCGCATTAAACATCTTGATGTAGTAACATTGTTGAGGAAAATATCACCCCCACTGGGTTTCGGAAAGTTATGTCCTCATCGTGTTGCTTGCAag AGGCTGGTGTCGATGAATATGCCGTTAAATAGCGACGGGACGGTTCTATTTAATGCGACACTATTTGCTGTGGTGAGAACGTCATTGAGAATTAAAACAGAAGGTAATATTGATGAAGCAAATGCGTCGCTTCGAGcggttattaaaaaaatatggaagCGAACGAATCCCAAGCTGCTGGATCAAGTCGTGCCACCGCCGGggg TTGACGATGAAGTGACGGTGGGTAAATTCTACGCGACCTTTCTTATACAAGACTATTTCCGTCGGTTTAAAAAACGTAAAGAACAAGAAATGAAAGAGGGTGACAAGGATTGTCATAATACGGCGACACTTCAAGCGGGTTTAAGAACTTTACATGAAGCTGGCCCGGAATTGAAACGTGCAATCTCGGGTAATCTTGAAGAATTACTTGACGATAATCCAGAACCAACACACAGA agaaATCACTCATTATTTGGCAGCGTTTGGTCGAGTATGCGAAGGGGTCATCACAGTTTCCGCGCgaaatcattaaaaacaaattcaaataacGCTCCAAAAATTTCCCCATCAAACTCAATCGATTTTTTGCCGTACGCTTCACTTCAGCGAGCCGGTGGAGCGGATGGCAATCAAATCACGGCAAGGTCGCACCAGGTTGTGCCAAACGTCGCTGG AGTAATCGGTGATTCTGCCAACACTCAAACAGCCCCAGAGCCAAGAATAGTTGGATTCGAAGAGAACATACCAATGAGGCCTCTCGCGATGTTTTCAAACACCGGAATGCAGCCGGCTAACTTTCAAAATCCCTACAAAGTCTTGGA TCTCGAGGACGGAATCGAGCAACAGCTGACACCACCGACACCGCCTCCACGAAGGAATCTTCCTAGCAGTGGAGCAGCCATCACCTTTGCAGCATCTACTGAAACCAAGGGTGATTCTAGCGCCAGTACCACCAGCCAAACAATCTCACCAAGTCCAAGTCCCAGTCCGAGTTTCGGCTCCTCTTCAAACGACGGTGCTCGTTATTACGCCTACGCGTCTCGAGGATGCTGCGTAGACATTATCGGCTGGAGTCATCAGCACG TGTTGGACGACACGTCGCTCGAGGAGGACTCTGCCGGTGGCTCCAGAAGATCCATGAGAAAAAAGTCAATGAAGAGGTCCAAGTGTGTGGACGTACCAGAGGAAGGGGATCCAGGTCTCACGAGGACCTCGTCGTCTACGAAACGGAAAGACACTCCAGGAAACAATGACATTGCAGAGAGCAATGAGAACAATCAGCTATCAGTTGACCGGAAGAAGAGTATTGCCAATGGGTTGAAACTTGCGACCCAGGCGATGGCTCTGACAGGACCCTGGCGTGTTTGCGAGTCCTGTTTAACTCATCGGGCTTCATTCCACGGCAGAG TTACATGGAATAATGAAAGCAACGGTGGCGTTGGATCTGAACGTCTGTCGCACAGTTTACCTGGCAGTCCCGCTGATCGTAAGCCCAATTTCGAAGTGATCGGTAGCGCTGAAAGTCTCGTTGGTCGa gtaCTTGCCGAACAAGGTCTAGGTAAATATTGCGATCCGGATTTCGTGAGGTACACGTCACGAGAAATGCAAGAGGCGCTTGACATGACAAGTGAAGAAATGGATCGCGCTGCTCACCAGCTTCTGTTACAAGAACGTCGCGGTCAGCCTTTGACTTTCCAGCTTCAGCAGAGTATGGATCAACACTGGAACCCACGGTCACCGGGACCACGGGAAATAGTGTACGAACAATTACGGGAACAAATGCCGTCTTTAGAAGGGCCACAGCCACAACCACAAATCCAAACTTTACAAttacaacagcagcaacagcagcagcagcagcaacagcaatACAATCGCGGACAACCACCGTCTTAG